In Pedobacter sp. W3I1, one DNA window encodes the following:
- a CDS encoding glutathione peroxidase → MHERIPNIYSFKVKKINGEEQPLSAYRNKVVLIVNTASECGFTPQLKELQQLKDEINSPDFEILGFPTNDFGKQEPLNGSDIASFCEINHGVKFPVFDKIMVRGAHAHPLYQFLSDKKQNTKLSSKPRWNFHKYILNRNGELEDYFLPFTKPLSSKIKKKIQQLLSQNAQ, encoded by the coding sequence ATGCACGAACGCATTCCGAATATTTATTCGTTTAAGGTTAAGAAAATTAATGGCGAAGAACAGCCTTTATCAGCCTACCGCAACAAAGTTGTTTTAATTGTAAATACCGCATCAGAGTGTGGTTTTACGCCACAATTAAAGGAGTTGCAGCAGCTTAAAGACGAAATTAATAGCCCTGATTTTGAAATTCTGGGCTTTCCCACCAATGATTTTGGAAAACAGGAACCACTAAACGGTTCTGATATCGCATCTTTTTGCGAGATTAACCATGGTGTAAAATTTCCTGTTTTTGATAAGATTATGGTTCGCGGGGCGCATGCACATCCACTTTATCAATTTTTGAGCGATAAAAAACAAAACACAAAATTAAGTTCGAAACCCCGTTGGAACTTTCATAAATACATCCTGAACAGAAATGGCGAGCTTGAAGATTATTTTTTGCCATTCACCAAGCCATTGAGTTCGAAAATTAAAAAGAAAATTCAGCAACTGCTGAGTCAAAATGCCCAATAA
- a CDS encoding Fur family transcriptional regulator → MSEQKTNELVRKIFEAYLENKNLRKTPERFAILEEIYSRNDHFDVETLYIHMKNQKYRVSRATVYNTLELLVSCDLVTKHQFGKNMAQFEKSYGYRQHDHVICIECGKVVEFCDPRIHQIQTMVGDLLKFDVKHHSLNLYGFCSDCSMARKVNESAATAAKIQAN, encoded by the coding sequence ATGTCAGAACAAAAAACAAATGAGCTCGTTCGCAAGATTTTTGAGGCTTATTTAGAAAACAAAAACCTACGTAAAACACCAGAGCGTTTCGCTATATTGGAAGAAATATATTCAAGAAACGACCACTTTGATGTAGAAACCCTTTATATCCACATGAAAAACCAAAAGTACCGCGTAAGTCGTGCTACGGTTTATAACACGTTGGAATTATTGGTTTCATGCGATTTAGTTACCAAGCACCAGTTTGGTAAAAATATGGCGCAATTCGAAAAATCTTATGGTTACCGCCAGCACGATCACGTAATTTGTATCGAATGTGGTAAAGTAGTAGAATTCTGCGATCCCCGAATCCACCAGATCCAAACCATGGTTGGTGATCTTTTAAAATTTGATGTAAAACACCATTCGTTGAATCTTTATGGCTTCTGCTCTGATTGCAGCATGGCCAGAAAAGTAAATGAAAGTGCAGCAACAGCTGCGAAAATCCAAGCAAATTAA
- a CDS encoding adenylosuccinate synthase produces MTQVDVLLGLQWGDEGKGKIVDVLSPKYDLIARFQGGPNAGHTLEFDGKKFVLNTIPSGIFNEKTMNLIGNGVVIDPIILKRELDNLKKAGHDPVADGKLVIARKAHLILPTHQLLDAANEARMGKNKIGSTLKGIGPTYMDKTGRNGLRVGDTTLPDFKERYAKLVEKHTEILSHYKGFEYELTEKEASFFEAVEFLKTIPHVDSEHYVNGFLKEGKAVLAEGAQGTLLDVDFGSYPFVTSSNTTTAGACTGLGIAPNKVGAVYGIFKAYCTRVGGGPFPTELDNEVGENLRTLGHEFGATTGRARRCGWIDLPALKYAIMLNGVTELIMMKADVLDTFDTIYACTHYEYNGETIDYMPYDIISIEPKPVLKAIDGWATDVTKITSVDEIPAKLNDYIAFLEKELEVPIKFLSVGPDRAQTLELR; encoded by the coding sequence ATGACGCAAGTAGATGTACTTCTCGGCCTGCAATGGGGCGATGAAGGAAAGGGAAAAATCGTTGATGTACTAAGTCCAAAATATGATCTTATTGCCCGTTTTCAGGGTGGCCCAAATGCCGGACATACTTTAGAGTTCGATGGCAAAAAATTCGTTTTAAATACAATCCCTTCTGGAATTTTTAACGAAAAAACCATGAATCTGATCGGTAATGGCGTAGTAATCGACCCTATTATCCTAAAAAGAGAGTTAGATAATTTAAAAAAAGCTGGTCATGATCCTGTTGCCGATGGCAAATTGGTGATTGCCCGTAAAGCACACTTAATTCTACCAACCCACCAATTATTGGATGCTGCTAATGAAGCACGCATGGGTAAAAATAAAATTGGATCAACCTTAAAAGGTATTGGTCCAACTTATATGGACAAAACTGGCCGTAACGGTTTACGCGTTGGCGATACTACCCTACCTGATTTCAAAGAACGTTATGCTAAGTTGGTAGAAAAACATACTGAGATTCTTTCTCATTACAAGGGTTTCGAATATGAATTAACTGAAAAAGAAGCATCATTCTTTGAAGCAGTCGAATTCTTAAAAACCATTCCTCATGTAGATAGCGAACATTATGTGAATGGTTTCTTAAAAGAAGGAAAAGCGGTTTTAGCAGAAGGTGCTCAAGGAACCTTATTGGACGTAGATTTCGGTTCATACCCTTTTGTAACTTCCAGTAACACTACAACTGCAGGTGCCTGTACTGGTTTGGGTATTGCGCCTAATAAAGTAGGTGCTGTTTATGGTATCTTCAAAGCATATTGCACACGTGTAGGTGGCGGTCCTTTCCCAACTGAATTAGATAATGAAGTTGGCGAAAATCTACGCACTTTAGGTCACGAGTTTGGCGCAACCACAGGTCGTGCCCGTCGTTGTGGCTGGATTGATCTTCCTGCATTAAAATATGCCATCATGTTAAACGGTGTAACCGAATTAATTATGATGAAAGCCGATGTTTTGGATACTTTCGATACTATTTATGCTTGTACCCACTACGAATATAATGGCGAAACGATAGATTACATGCCGTACGACATCATTTCTATCGAACCAAAACCAGTATTAAAAGCAATTGACGGTTGGGCTACTGATGTAACTAAAATTACTTCGGTGGATGAAATTCCTGCTAAGCTAAATGATTATATCGCATTCTTAGAAAAAGAACTGGAAGTGCCAATCAAATTCCTTTCAGTAGG
- a CDS encoding DUF4294 domain-containing protein — protein sequence MKIKGLFFLCIVMICSFSLRAQDPAAPVFPKMGKSDTIRVASTNDNGVMIPWMQLNDVSIYAQRIWKSPAEQAAYNRLRYNVLKVMPYALFAKRRYEQLEQDIARTPEKKEQKQLVKQCDKEIKDMFNREIKELTITQGQILTKLIDREVGRTTYDIVKQTKGGFAAFSYQIVARVVGHNLKSTYDPNEDRDIESIIRTSGFYQ from the coding sequence ATGAAAATTAAAGGGCTCTTTTTTCTTTGTATTGTAATGATTTGTAGCTTTTCGTTACGGGCTCAGGATCCTGCTGCCCCTGTATTTCCTAAAATGGGTAAAAGTGATACAATTAGAGTAGCCTCAACAAATGATAATGGTGTAATGATTCCGTGGATGCAACTTAATGATGTATCTATTTATGCACAAAGAATCTGGAAATCGCCGGCAGAACAGGCTGCGTATAACCGCTTAAGGTATAACGTATTAAAAGTAATGCCCTACGCATTATTCGCAAAACGCAGGTATGAGCAACTGGAGCAGGATATTGCCCGTACGCCAGAGAAAAAGGAACAGAAACAACTGGTTAAACAATGTGATAAAGAAATTAAAGACATGTTTAACCGCGAAATAAAGGAATTAACGATTACCCAGGGTCAGATTTTAACAAAACTGATCGACCGTGAAGTGGGCAGAACAACATATGATATTGTTAAGCAGACCAAGGGCGGTTTCGCTGCATTTTCTTATCAGATTGTTGCCCGCGTGGTAGGACATAATTTAAAAAGCACTTACGATCCAAATGAAGATAGGGATATAGAATCCATTATCCGTACTTCAGGATTTTATCAATAA
- a CDS encoding bifunctional (p)ppGpp synthetase/guanosine-3',5'-bis(diphosphate) 3'-pyrophosphohydrolase — protein sequence MKTELVIDLEAEKQEILKRYRALLRASKSTLQKGDKKEIRKAFDMALESHKDMRRKSGEPYIYHPIAVAQIAAEEIGLGTTSIVCALLHDVVEDTDITLEDIEREFGKKTAKIIDGLTKISGVFDTNSSLQAENFRKMLLTLADDVRVILIKLADRLHNMRTMDFMPRHKQLKIASETIYLYAPLAHRLGLYAIKSELEDLSMKYLDPDTYKFIAKKLNEKKAERALFIKKFVEPIDEIVHEQGLVADVYGRPKSIHSIWNKMKKKNIPFEEVYDLFAIRIILDSAPENEKADCWKAYSIVTDLYRPNPDRLRDWVSSPKGNGYESLHTTVMGPRGQWVEVQIRTQRMNEIAEKGFAAHWKYKESSNDNGLDQWIQKVREMLSNPEANALDFLDDFKMNLFSDEIFIFTPKGALIQLPLGATALDFAFEIHTDVGATCIGAKVNHKLVPISYKLQNGDQVEIITSSKQTPKEDWLNVVVTAKAKSKIKSSLKEEKRKIAENGKEILERKLKSLKITYNTDNLQKLSYFFKLPSTQELFVNVALGKIELKDIKEYLSSEKEVENRGPERPENLSVDGIKSKIKGGESDILLIGEDMQRIDYTLAACCNPIPGDDVFGFITVSEGIKIHRTNCPNAAQLMANYGYRVVKAKWNKQQELTFLTGLRIVGIDDVGLINNITRVISTDFKVNMRSITVDTNEGIFDGSIMIFVNDTEHLENLIKNLLKVRGVTGVTRFDA from the coding sequence ATGAAAACAGAGTTAGTGATTGATTTAGAGGCGGAAAAGCAAGAGATTCTAAAAAGATATAGGGCATTACTACGGGCAAGCAAATCTACTTTACAAAAGGGCGATAAAAAAGAAATCAGGAAAGCTTTCGATATGGCACTGGAGAGCCATAAAGATATGCGCCGAAAGTCTGGCGAACCCTACATCTATCACCCCATCGCCGTAGCGCAGATTGCTGCTGAAGAAATTGGCCTGGGCACAACCTCAATTGTATGTGCCTTGCTACATGATGTGGTAGAAGACACCGATATCACTTTAGAAGATATTGAACGTGAATTTGGCAAGAAAACCGCCAAAATTATCGATGGTTTAACCAAAATATCTGGTGTTTTCGATACCAACAGCTCTTTACAAGCCGAGAATTTTCGTAAAATGCTGCTTACCCTGGCTGATGATGTGAGGGTAATCCTGATCAAACTTGCCGATCGTTTGCATAATATGCGTACAATGGATTTTATGCCCCGCCACAAGCAGCTTAAAATCGCTTCAGAAACCATTTATTTATACGCTCCATTAGCCCATAGATTAGGTTTATATGCAATAAAATCAGAGCTGGAAGATCTTTCGATGAAATATCTTGACCCTGATACGTACAAATTCATCGCAAAAAAATTAAACGAGAAAAAAGCAGAGCGTGCGCTTTTCATCAAAAAATTCGTCGAACCGATTGATGAGATTGTTCATGAGCAAGGTTTAGTAGCCGATGTTTACGGCAGGCCGAAATCAATCCACTCCATCTGGAACAAGATGAAAAAGAAAAATATTCCTTTCGAAGAGGTTTACGATCTTTTTGCCATCCGGATTATTTTGGATTCCGCACCTGAAAATGAAAAGGCCGATTGCTGGAAGGCGTATTCAATTGTAACCGATTTATACCGTCCAAATCCAGATCGATTACGCGATTGGGTTTCATCACCAAAAGGAAATGGCTACGAAAGTTTGCATACTACCGTAATGGGCCCACGTGGGCAATGGGTGGAGGTACAGATCCGTACACAACGCATGAACGAAATTGCAGAGAAAGGTTTCGCCGCACACTGGAAATACAAAGAATCGAGTAATGATAACGGTTTGGATCAATGGATTCAGAAAGTCCGCGAAATGTTGAGTAATCCTGAAGCCAATGCTTTAGATTTCCTGGATGATTTCAAGATGAACCTTTTCTCGGACGAGATTTTTATTTTCACGCCAAAAGGTGCTTTAATCCAGTTGCCTTTGGGCGCTACCGCATTAGATTTTGCTTTCGAGATCCATACCGATGTAGGTGCAACCTGTATAGGCGCTAAAGTGAATCACAAGCTGGTTCCTATTTCGTATAAGCTTCAAAATGGCGATCAGGTAGAAATTATCACCTCAAGCAAACAAACGCCTAAAGAAGATTGGCTAAATGTGGTGGTTACTGCCAAGGCCAAATCTAAAATTAAGTCATCTTTAAAGGAAGAAAAGCGGAAAATTGCCGAAAATGGCAAGGAAATCTTAGAAAGAAAGCTGAAATCGTTAAAAATCACTTATAATACCGATAATTTACAAAAGCTCAGTTATTTCTTTAAACTGCCCTCTACACAAGAGCTATTTGTTAATGTTGCCCTCGGAAAAATAGAACTAAAAGATATTAAAGAGTATCTCTCAAGCGAGAAAGAGGTCGAAAACCGTGGTCCGGAACGCCCTGAAAATCTTTCTGTTGATGGAATAAAGAGTAAAATTAAAGGTGGAGAATCTGATATTTTACTGATCGGTGAAGATATGCAGCGCATTGATTATACCTTGGCCGCCTGTTGTAACCCCATACCGGGTGATGATGTTTTTGGTTTTATTACCGTAAGCGAAGGCATTAAAATACACCGTACCAACTGCCCTAACGCTGCGCAGCTAATGGCCAATTATGGTTATCGCGTAGTGAAAGCCAAATGGAACAAACAGCAGGAATTAACTTTCTTAACTGGCTTACGCATTGTAGGTATTGATGATGTAGGTTTGATCAACAACATTACCAGGGTTATTTCTACCGACTTTAAAGTAAATATGCGTTCGATTACTGTTGATACCAACGAGGGAATTTTTGATGGTTCGATTATGATTTTTGTAAACGATACTGAACACCTGGAAAACCTGATTAAAAATTTATTAAAAGTTAGAGGTGTTACCGGAGTAACGAGGTTTGATGCTTAG